In the Ilumatobacteraceae bacterium genome, one interval contains:
- a CDS encoding creatininase family protein translates to MNPRLLAHRTRTQVAATPPDVVVVPVGALEQHGPHLMVGTDTMHAEAVALRAAEAATDVDVVVAPAVAYGCSDHHIPFGATLSLSSATLLAVLRDVVRSAAASGFRRVFFLNGHGGNHELIQVAARDAAQEFGIAVGAGSWWAMARDALIEAGGADGTRLPGHAGGFETSVIGAILDERITDLPGPSSSFGPTDPRNPEAAFRTERPEGWSDTEGYTDDPGALDIDTGRRLLEVAGRAIGDDLTRFVAQTPITTEEH, encoded by the coding sequence ATGAACCCTCGGCTGCTCGCCCACCGAACCCGAACTCAGGTCGCCGCCACACCACCCGACGTCGTCGTCGTGCCCGTCGGTGCCCTCGAACAGCACGGCCCACATCTGATGGTCGGGACGGACACGATGCACGCCGAGGCCGTTGCCCTGCGCGCAGCGGAGGCCGCGACCGACGTCGACGTCGTCGTCGCTCCGGCCGTCGCCTACGGCTGCTCGGACCACCACATCCCGTTTGGCGCCACGCTCTCGTTGTCGAGTGCGACGCTGCTGGCGGTCCTTCGCGACGTCGTGCGGTCGGCCGCGGCATCCGGATTCCGACGGGTGTTCTTCCTCAACGGCCACGGCGGCAACCACGAATTGATCCAAGTCGCTGCACGCGACGCAGCCCAAGAGTTCGGCATCGCCGTCGGGGCCGGCTCGTGGTGGGCGATGGCCCGCGATGCGCTGATCGAGGCCGGCGGTGCTGACGGCACTCGCCTGCCGGGCCATGCAGGCGGGTTCGAGACCTCCGTGATCGGAGCGATCCTCGACGAGCGGATCACGGATCTGCCCGGGCCGTCGTCGTCATTCGGCCCGACCGACCCACGCAACCCCGAAGCGGCTTTTCGCACCGAACGACCGGAAGGTTGGAGCGACACGGAGGGGTACACCGACGACCCCGGAGCGCTCGACATCGACACCGGGCGCCGGTTGCTCGAGGTCGCCGGCCGGGCGATCGGCGACGACCTCACCCGCTTCGTTGCGCAAACCCCGATCACCACAGAGGAGCACTGA
- a CDS encoding ABC transporter permease — MLLARYVLRRLAISIPVVFIITVIGFVTLAMAPGDQLTARVGPEILSQLSQSEIEGLRSDLGLDKPVIARYGIWLQDVAGGDLGYSVVNKRPVAEELKARIGPTLLLMGTALVIGMVVGTVLGVIAALRQYSALDYLIAGFSTAMVAIPGFVVGLVFIYFFAAKLQWLPAAGMHTPGMEDSKVDLIKHMVMPATILGLALAAPVTRYARASMLEVLNADYIVTARAKGIGVRLVILRHALRNALVPIITVGGLALPDLVAGAVITESIFGWPGMGQLAVKAASSRDASLMMGVILVVAITVLIANLVTDLAYGVADPRIRLVRKR; from the coding sequence ATGTTGCTCGCCCGCTACGTTCTGCGCCGACTGGCGATCTCGATCCCCGTTGTCTTCATCATCACCGTCATCGGCTTCGTCACCTTGGCGATGGCTCCGGGTGATCAGCTGACAGCACGGGTGGGTCCGGAGATCCTGTCGCAGTTGTCTCAGTCCGAGATCGAGGGCCTTCGCTCCGATCTCGGACTGGACAAGCCGGTCATCGCCAGATATGGCATCTGGTTGCAGGACGTAGCGGGCGGCGATCTCGGCTACTCGGTGGTCAACAAGCGACCGGTCGCCGAAGAGCTCAAGGCGCGGATCGGTCCGACGCTGCTCCTGATGGGAACCGCCTTGGTGATCGGCATGGTCGTCGGCACGGTGCTGGGTGTGATCGCCGCGCTCCGGCAGTACTCGGCTCTCGACTACCTGATCGCCGGGTTCTCTACGGCGATGGTAGCGATTCCCGGCTTTGTCGTCGGCTTGGTCTTCATCTACTTCTTCGCGGCCAAGTTGCAGTGGCTGCCGGCCGCGGGAATGCACACGCCCGGGATGGAGGACTCCAAGGTCGACCTCATCAAACACATGGTGATGCCGGCAACCATCCTGGGGCTGGCGCTCGCAGCCCCGGTGACCCGCTATGCGAGGGCGAGCATGCTGGAAGTGTTGAACGCCGACTACATCGTCACCGCCCGAGCCAAGGGAATCGGGGTCCGTCTGGTGATCTTGCGACATGCTCTCCGAAACGCGCTCGTGCCGATCATCACCGTCGGAGGCCTTGCGCTGCCCGACCTCGTCGCCGGAGCGGTGATCACCGAATCGATCTTCGGCTGGCCCGGCATGGGTCAGCTTGCGGTCAAAGCCGCCAGCAGCCGCGACGCCAGCCTGATGATGGGCGTCATCCTCGTCGTGGCGATTACGGTCCTCATCGCCAATCTCGTCACCGATCTGGCGTACGGCGTCGCGGACCCCCGCATCCGGCTGGTTCGTAAGCGATGA
- a CDS encoding DUF6605 domain-containing protein: protein MSDERFVALNGVTVEIAGDCLAVDLVVTSTPSGAIHADVPPGTYDVILVKDGYGSKRSSVEAGGADVHQFRLLSDGLLGYMWPKCARSGGRSEFRVHSIEPYKLELWRYGATRELVRHIGWYDEHGPRATMQITPDGDYSQTGVNWNAVGYSAPHFLQFVEAPEPSGLYYLHATTETGKFFGWPWIVAPAEPRHDVAVLASDINWNAYNNFGGRSNYANMSRLPDLPIVNSRQDLARYVNPDHVFYTEETYAPLSFERPEPLNSIPLGDTLTSPIEGRSASHLAAAEWRLLGWMEQQGIEFDLYAETQLDAGDLELDRYKVLVLNAHPEYWTANMYSQVANWVRERGGRLMYLGGNGINCEVILTDDGAMVARNGAYGNAGKMTELGLDSRFHIYNESEASLLGVAYSESGGMTGAPYRTIAADHWIFEGTGLQVGDLFGEESLHMRCPGGASGHETDKITPQSPEGLEVLAKGANPDDGGGEIVTYTTESGGAVFSVGSIIWPSAIPIDDTVARITSNVFERFLAG, encoded by the coding sequence GTGAGCGACGAACGATTCGTCGCACTGAACGGGGTCACGGTGGAGATCGCTGGCGACTGCCTTGCGGTCGACCTCGTGGTGACATCGACGCCATCGGGGGCGATCCACGCCGACGTGCCGCCGGGGACCTACGACGTGATTCTCGTCAAGGACGGCTACGGCAGCAAGCGGTCGAGCGTGGAGGCCGGCGGGGCGGACGTGCACCAGTTCCGACTGCTCTCCGACGGCTTGCTCGGTTACATGTGGCCGAAGTGTGCTCGATCCGGCGGGCGCAGCGAGTTCCGCGTTCACAGCATCGAGCCCTACAAGCTCGAGTTGTGGCGGTACGGGGCGACTCGTGAACTCGTTCGTCACATCGGTTGGTACGACGAGCACGGGCCTCGCGCGACGATGCAGATCACCCCGGATGGCGACTACTCCCAAACGGGTGTGAACTGGAACGCGGTCGGCTACTCGGCGCCTCATTTCCTGCAGTTCGTCGAGGCACCGGAGCCTTCGGGGCTCTACTACCTGCACGCAACGACCGAGACCGGGAAGTTCTTCGGATGGCCTTGGATCGTCGCGCCGGCGGAGCCGCGCCATGACGTCGCGGTGTTGGCATCCGACATCAACTGGAACGCGTACAACAACTTCGGTGGGCGCAGCAACTACGCGAACATGTCCCGGCTGCCGGACTTGCCGATCGTCAACAGTCGCCAGGATCTCGCCCGGTACGTGAACCCGGACCACGTGTTCTACACCGAGGAGACCTACGCCCCGTTGTCGTTCGAACGACCAGAGCCGCTCAACTCGATTCCTCTCGGTGACACGCTGACTTCCCCGATCGAAGGACGCTCCGCCTCGCACCTCGCTGCGGCCGAGTGGCGGCTGCTCGGGTGGATGGAGCAGCAGGGTATCGAGTTCGACCTCTACGCCGAGACGCAACTCGACGCCGGCGACCTCGAACTCGATCGATACAAGGTGCTGGTGCTCAACGCCCATCCGGAGTATTGGACCGCGAACATGTACTCGCAGGTTGCGAACTGGGTCCGCGAGCGCGGTGGACGTCTGATGTACCTCGGAGGCAACGGCATCAACTGCGAGGTGATCCTGACGGACGACGGGGCAATGGTCGCCCGCAACGGCGCGTACGGCAACGCCGGCAAGATGACCGAGCTGGGGCTCGACAGCCGGTTCCACATCTACAACGAGTCCGAGGCCAGCCTGCTCGGCGTGGCGTACTCCGAGTCGGGTGGGATGACCGGCGCCCCGTATCGCACGATCGCTGCCGATCATTGGATCTTCGAGGGCACCGGATTGCAGGTCGGCGACCTGTTCGGCGAAGAGAGTCTGCACATGCGCTGCCCTGGTGGCGCGTCCGGGCACGAGACCGACAAGATCACACCGCAGTCGCCCGAAGGTCTCGAGGTCCTGGCGAAAGGGGCGAACCCCGATGACGGCGGCGGGGAGATCGTGACCTACACAACCGAATCCGGCGGCGCGGTGTTTTCGGTTGGCTCGATCATCTGGCCGAGCGCCATCCCGATCGACGACACCGTGGCTCGTATCACGTCGAACGTGTTCGAGCGTTTCCTCGCTGGGTAG
- a CDS encoding DUF6605 domain-containing protein, which translates to MNAPPIVAYVSDEMYVAIADAQVEFVDPEHPANTFVARTGPSGAVSAPLTVGRWKVSLAAPGFGSKVSEITVTADGEPSMLRLLSDRMYGYARPKSVCAGEQIELCLHAAEPFRIQLMRHGFVRAPVGKPRHYEAFAPLGDRQLIPDGDISASGAQWNRYGCAQPPSGALFWEAPQESGLYFFHMSARSGAHFAFPVVVAPSAPTAKLAVLISEYNWNAYNDFGGRSNYVAAGQLPDRPSIAPRQESPWFRDTGGRWWNREDYDPLSFDRPALFNGVGEHEQATDPMWRIGTEHLAPGEWRMLAWLEREGIAHDTYADGQLDDGSLDLDDYDALLIHTHPEYWTREMYTRTKEWVFERGGNLMYLGGNGINCMVELTDDGTAMIARNGDVSEWVNVRSFEDVPEARMPSRFGAQVENEAHLLGVSTTLTGMDTTAPYRVLDADHWSLAGLDVSAGDMFGLDSLDRRCPPGGASGHETDKVNEFSPANIELIAKGENPDNGGGEMVHFDTPSGGAVFSVGSISWPAALLVDEGVSAVTANVIRRFSGERDPS; encoded by the coding sequence ATGAATGCACCCCCAATCGTCGCGTACGTCAGCGACGAAATGTACGTCGCTATCGCCGATGCCCAGGTCGAGTTTGTCGATCCGGAGCACCCGGCGAACACCTTCGTCGCCCGCACCGGTCCCTCAGGAGCGGTCTCGGCACCGCTCACAGTAGGCCGCTGGAAGGTCTCCCTCGCAGCGCCCGGATTTGGGTCGAAGGTGAGCGAGATCACGGTGACCGCTGATGGTGAGCCGTCGATGCTCCGGCTCCTGTCCGACCGGATGTATGGCTACGCCCGCCCCAAGTCGGTGTGTGCCGGCGAGCAGATCGAACTGTGCTTGCACGCTGCCGAGCCGTTCAGGATCCAACTGATGCGTCACGGCTTCGTGCGAGCGCCGGTCGGCAAGCCGCGCCACTACGAGGCGTTTGCGCCACTCGGCGACCGCCAGTTGATTCCCGACGGCGACATCTCGGCGAGCGGGGCGCAGTGGAATCGATACGGCTGCGCTCAGCCTCCCAGCGGTGCTCTGTTCTGGGAGGCGCCTCAGGAATCAGGCTTGTATTTCTTCCACATGTCGGCCCGTTCTGGTGCCCACTTCGCCTTCCCCGTCGTCGTGGCGCCGAGTGCGCCGACCGCCAAGTTGGCTGTCTTGATCTCCGAGTACAACTGGAACGCGTACAACGACTTCGGCGGACGCAGCAACTACGTTGCCGCCGGGCAGTTGCCGGACCGGCCCTCGATTGCGCCACGTCAGGAATCTCCGTGGTTCCGCGATACCGGCGGTCGATGGTGGAATCGCGAGGACTATGACCCGTTGAGTTTCGACAGGCCGGCATTGTTCAACGGCGTCGGCGAGCACGAGCAGGCCACCGACCCGATGTGGCGGATCGGCACCGAGCACCTCGCTCCTGGGGAGTGGCGGATGCTCGCCTGGCTCGAGCGCGAAGGGATCGCACACGACACCTACGCCGACGGCCAACTCGACGACGGGAGTCTCGACCTCGACGACTACGACGCCTTGCTGATCCACACCCACCCGGAGTACTGGACACGCGAGATGTACACGCGAACCAAGGAGTGGGTCTTCGAGCGTGGGGGCAACTTGATGTACCTCGGTGGCAACGGCATCAACTGCATGGTCGAACTGACCGACGACGGGACGGCGATGATCGCTCGCAACGGCGACGTGTCGGAATGGGTGAACGTGCGCTCGTTCGAGGACGTTCCGGAGGCCCGCATGCCGAGCAGGTTCGGGGCTCAGGTCGAGAACGAGGCGCACCTGCTCGGCGTGTCGACGACCCTCACCGGGATGGATACCACGGCCCCGTACCGGGTGCTGGACGCCGACCACTGGTCTCTCGCTGGACTCGATGTGTCCGCAGGCGACATGTTCGGCCTCGACTCGCTCGATCGACGGTGCCCGCCGGGCGGAGCGTCAGGTCACGAGACCGACAAAGTCAACGAGTTCTCACCGGCCAACATCGAGCTGATCGCCAAAGGCGAGAATCCGGACAACGGAGGAGGAGAGATGGTCCACTTCGACACGCCCTCCGGTGGCGCGGTGTTCTCGGTCGGTTCGATCTCGTGGCCGGCCGCACTGTTGGTCGACGAGGGCGTCTCGGCGGTCACGGCCAACGTGATTCGCCGATTCAGCGGCGAGCGAGACCCGTCGTGA
- a CDS encoding ABC transporter permease, whose product MSDDRDALQLELLATEPALTPARQALARFRRHKLAMVGLVIITLFVLMAVFAPLLATHDPEQLDLLEIRQSPSGSHWLGTDGTGYDVWSRLVYGSRVSLIVGFGAVALSITIGILVGLLSGYYGGFIDGALGRLIDTFQSMPAFLMAVVFVSLIGPNTKSIIGVIALLGWPATARLVRGQFLALRDAEFVVAARVIGAPNRAIIFRHLLPNVLGPVSVAATFGVAGAILTEAGLSFLGLGVRPPAPTWGSMVSQARAADVLSNMQWVWVPPAAAIALVVLAVNFVGDGLRDAVDPESRE is encoded by the coding sequence ATGAGCGACGACCGCGACGCCCTCCAACTCGAACTGTTGGCGACCGAGCCGGCGCTCACGCCGGCTCGCCAGGCGCTCGCACGGTTCCGTCGCCACAAGTTGGCAATGGTCGGGCTGGTGATCATTACGCTGTTCGTTCTGATGGCTGTGTTCGCACCGCTGTTGGCAACCCATGATCCCGAACAGTTGGACCTGCTCGAGATCCGGCAGTCGCCGAGTGGGTCGCACTGGCTCGGTACCGACGGCACCGGGTACGACGTATGGTCCCGCTTGGTCTACGGCAGTCGGGTGTCGCTCATCGTCGGCTTCGGGGCGGTTGCCCTATCGATCACGATCGGCATCCTGGTCGGGTTGCTCTCCGGCTACTACGGCGGTTTCATCGATGGTGCCCTCGGTCGATTGATCGACACGTTCCAGAGCATGCCGGCGTTCCTGATGGCGGTCGTCTTCGTGTCGTTGATCGGACCGAACACCAAGAGCATCATCGGTGTGATCGCCTTGCTGGGCTGGCCGGCTACAGCGCGGCTGGTGCGCGGCCAGTTTCTTGCGCTGCGCGACGCAGAGTTCGTCGTGGCTGCCCGTGTGATCGGTGCACCCAACCGTGCGATCATCTTCCGTCATCTACTCCCCAACGTGCTCGGACCGGTTTCGGTCGCCGCCACCTTCGGGGTGGCCGGTGCAATCCTGACCGAGGCCGGACTGAGCTTCCTCGGACTCGGCGTCCGCCCCCCGGCGCCGACTTGGGGGTCGATGGTGAGTCAGGCCCGCGCGGCGGACGTCCTGTCGAACATGCAGTGGGTCTGGGTGCCCCCCGCCGCAGCGATCGCGCTCGTCGTGCTCGCAGTGAACTTCGTCGGTGACGGGCTGCGCGACGCCGTCGATCCGGAGTCGCGAGAATGA
- a CDS encoding aldehyde dehydrogenase (NADP(+)) yields MAEVFSIDARTRESVEAVADESTSADIDDVVARAVAAQPQLMALDRRSRALMLRAVARALDEDGEAIVALADRETALGETRLRGELARTVAQFEHFAEVLDDGAFLEVAIDSETDSHPEIRRMMRPIGTVAVFGAANFPLAFSVPGGDVASALAAGCAVVAKAHPSHPATSERCARAIRVGLDRSSMPVEAIGLIHGARAGSLLVEHPDIAGVGFTGSLNGGRALFDLATSRERPIPFYGELGSVNPMVVGEAAARRRGESIAHDFFASFTLGLGQFCTKPGLLFVPDESMAIVRDTISEAVLGQTPGVLLNTGIAAAYERRVDELRARDISLVTSRHGLASGCSNGATVVFADIAELVGDPSNLLADECFGPFTIVVGYSDHDQLEATLRKLPSALTATLQCDDDDREFARRLLPILEAGAGRIVWNGYPTGVAVTWAMHHGGPYPASTSSDTSVGATAIRRWVRPIAYQNMPAELLPEELSHDVGRSVQRLDGRIATSAG; encoded by the coding sequence ATGGCCGAAGTGTTTTCGATCGATGCTCGAACTCGCGAGTCGGTGGAGGCGGTCGCCGATGAGTCGACCTCCGCGGACATCGACGACGTCGTGGCGCGAGCCGTCGCTGCGCAGCCGCAGCTCATGGCACTCGACCGACGGAGCCGCGCGCTGATGTTGCGAGCGGTCGCCAGAGCCCTGGATGAGGACGGCGAAGCCATCGTCGCGTTGGCGGACCGGGAAACAGCGTTGGGTGAGACTCGCCTGCGAGGAGAGCTCGCTCGGACGGTGGCTCAGTTCGAACACTTCGCCGAGGTGCTGGACGACGGGGCATTCCTCGAGGTCGCGATCGACTCGGAGACGGACAGTCACCCTGAGATCAGGCGGATGATGCGCCCGATCGGCACGGTCGCGGTATTCGGCGCGGCGAACTTCCCGCTGGCATTCTCGGTACCGGGTGGCGATGTCGCCTCGGCTCTCGCCGCTGGGTGCGCAGTAGTTGCCAAGGCCCACCCGTCCCACCCGGCCACGAGTGAGCGTTGCGCACGAGCGATCAGAGTCGGCCTCGACCGGTCGAGCATGCCTGTCGAGGCGATCGGGCTGATTCACGGCGCACGGGCTGGATCGCTGTTGGTGGAGCACCCCGACATCGCCGGCGTCGGATTCACCGGTTCGCTGAACGGAGGTCGAGCGCTCTTCGACTTGGCTACCTCGCGAGAACGGCCGATTCCGTTCTACGGAGAGCTCGGGAGTGTGAATCCGATGGTCGTCGGTGAGGCGGCCGCCCGTCGACGGGGCGAATCGATCGCACACGACTTCTTCGCAAGCTTCACTCTCGGTCTCGGCCAGTTCTGCACCAAACCGGGTCTGTTGTTCGTTCCGGATGAATCCATGGCGATCGTGCGCGACACGATCAGCGAGGCGGTGCTCGGTCAGACGCCGGGGGTGCTGCTGAACACAGGAATCGCCGCCGCCTACGAGCGACGGGTCGACGAGCTCCGGGCACGTGACATCTCCCTCGTGACGTCTCGGCACGGTCTCGCCTCGGGTTGCTCGAACGGCGCGACCGTGGTCTTCGCGGACATCGCCGAGCTCGTCGGCGATCCGTCGAACCTGCTCGCCGACGAGTGCTTCGGGCCATTCACGATCGTGGTCGGCTACTCCGACCACGATCAGCTCGAGGCGACGTTGCGGAAGCTCCCGAGCGCCCTGACGGCAACACTCCAGTGCGACGACGACGATCGGGAGTTCGCCCGTCGACTACTTCCGATCCTCGAGGCAGGCGCCGGACGAATCGTCTGGAACGGCTATCCCACCGGTGTCGCGGTCACCTGGGCGATGCACCACGGCGGGCCCTATCCCGCGTCCACCTCCTCGGACACGTCGGTCGGTGCCACTGCGATCCGACGCTGGGTTCGTCCGATCGCCTATCAGAACATGCCCGCCGAACTGCTTCCCGAGGAACTGAGTCACGATGTCGGGCGCTCGGTGCAGCGGCTCGACGGACGGATCGCGACCTCGGCCGGCTAG
- a CDS encoding ATP-binding cassette domain-containing protein: MSRLLEIRDLAVHFRGPPDGLVGHGDPIRAVDGVDLDLDAGRTLALVGESGSGKTTVGRAIVRVQDVARGSIELNGRDLIALTGRQLRDARRSFQLIFQDPLSSLNPRWTVGDIITEPLRIHRKGVGNHPARVTELLELVGLPGSASRRYPFEFSGGQRQRIGIARALAVEPDLIVCDEPVSALDVSIQAQIINLLKRVQRETGVAYLFISHDLAVVRHMADDLAVMYLGRIVEFAAASDVYSQPRHPYTAALMSAAPVPDADIERERDRVVLTGDIPSPSNPPSGCRFHTRCWLRSALDNPAPCTTSDPALIPVVAGSPHTAACHFSDQVPAMLPTRESHDTR; encoded by the coding sequence ATGAGCCGACTCTTGGAGATCCGCGACCTGGCAGTGCACTTCCGCGGTCCGCCGGACGGCCTCGTCGGGCACGGTGATCCGATTCGTGCGGTTGACGGGGTCGATCTCGATTTGGACGCCGGTCGGACACTCGCTCTCGTCGGCGAATCCGGCTCTGGCAAGACGACCGTCGGTCGGGCGATCGTTCGGGTGCAAGACGTGGCTCGCGGCTCGATCGAACTCAACGGGCGCGACCTGATTGCGCTCACAGGTCGTCAACTGCGCGATGCGCGCCGATCATTCCAGCTCATCTTTCAGGACCCGCTGTCGAGCCTGAATCCTCGGTGGACGGTCGGCGACATCATCACGGAGCCATTGCGTATTCATCGTAAGGGGGTCGGCAACCATCCAGCGCGGGTCACCGAGCTCCTTGAGTTGGTTGGTCTCCCCGGTTCGGCGAGCCGGCGTTATCCGTTCGAGTTCAGTGGCGGTCAGCGCCAACGGATCGGCATCGCACGCGCCCTCGCCGTCGAACCCGATCTGATCGTCTGCGATGAACCGGTGTCGGCCCTCGACGTGTCGATCCAGGCGCAGATCATCAACCTGCTCAAGCGGGTCCAGCGCGAGACAGGCGTCGCCTACCTCTTCATCTCTCACGATCTTGCCGTTGTGCGTCACATGGCTGACGATCTCGCAGTGATGTATCTCGGGCGAATCGTAGAGTTCGCCGCAGCGAGCGACGTCTATTCGCAGCCGCGCCATCCGTATACGGCGGCGTTGATGTCTGCGGCACCGGTACCCGATGCGGACATCGAGCGAGAACGTGATCGCGTCGTTCTGACCGGCGATATTCCGAGTCCGAGCAACCCACCATCGGGTTGCCGCTTCCACACTCGGTGCTGGCTTCGTTCGGCACTGGACAATCCTGCGCCGTGTACGACCAGCGACCCCGCGTTGATACCGGTCGTCGCGGGGTCTCCGCATACGGCGGCCTGTCACTTCAGCGACCAAGTTCCGGCCATGTTGCCCACCCGAGAGAGTCACGACACCCGATGA
- a CDS encoding ABC transporter substrate-binding protein — protein sequence MNRRKLTGALIAFAVLVSACGSSDDSDADGGDSPEASADSGSNSGADTSEDADAGSDGSDEPDAEPPADDDDADAGSDEETVLTWARVSNFPPCFHPICFETGNQHMVMQLIFNSLVKRGPDEVTVIPDLADSWEVSPDATTFTFNLNPDAVWHDGEPVTAADVEFTIRQAVELQDGYVAGYPITNWLSLEGADSGEITGIEVVDDHTITLTLGASNAEFLAGLADPAYMIMPQHILDGETVDSLEASAFATAGEAIGSGPYKLTSFTPDQLIEFDANPDYFKGAPQIDKLYNRLDVTPDTAPALIQSGEIDLVFDLRGTDYDLLQGTDGFDLLQIPGVGAQLIQFRVDNPLVEDARVRQAIYAGFDRWTLHDAIFPGAGPVAWTDPGLDADTPGLDKYEFDLDRAKALIEEAAADGFDPSAPLRIIYYPEEPGWPEIAAALANDMTNMGLNPVLDPTDSAGWQDRLGTGDYEISLNCCGSFGISPNVGGGFYSCTEPRGTFYQNCDLDQLYVDARSTGVPEERAELYAEVATILNADLPILFLWTVSGTHAASTRLDGYEMYPNSRESFSQIENWTLSDS from the coding sequence ATGAACCGTCGAAAGTTAACGGGAGCGCTGATCGCGTTCGCCGTCTTGGTGAGCGCCTGTGGCTCATCGGACGACTCCGATGCGGATGGCGGGGACTCGCCGGAGGCGTCCGCAGATTCCGGCAGCAACTCCGGCGCCGACACGTCCGAGGATGCCGACGCGGGGTCTGACGGGTCGGACGAGCCGGACGCGGAACCGCCCGCCGACGACGACGACGCGGATGCTGGCTCGGACGAGGAGACGGTGCTGACGTGGGCGCGCGTCAGCAACTTCCCACCCTGCTTCCACCCGATCTGCTTCGAGACCGGCAACCAGCACATGGTGATGCAGCTGATCTTTAACTCCCTCGTCAAGCGCGGACCGGACGAAGTCACCGTGATTCCCGACCTGGCCGACTCATGGGAGGTCTCGCCGGACGCGACGACGTTCACGTTCAACCTGAACCCGGATGCCGTTTGGCACGACGGCGAACCGGTGACCGCTGCCGACGTCGAGTTCACGATTCGTCAGGCCGTCGAACTCCAGGACGGATACGTGGCGGGGTACCCCATCACGAACTGGTTGTCGCTCGAAGGAGCCGACTCCGGCGAGATCACGGGCATCGAGGTCGTCGACGACCACACGATCACGTTGACGCTCGGAGCGTCGAACGCCGAGTTCCTGGCCGGCCTCGCCGATCCGGCGTACATGATCATGCCGCAGCACATCCTCGACGGTGAGACGGTCGATTCGTTGGAGGCTTCGGCGTTCGCGACTGCCGGTGAAGCGATCGGTTCTGGCCCGTACAAGCTGACGAGCTTCACGCCCGACCAGTTGATCGAGTTCGACGCCAACCCCGACTATTTCAAGGGCGCTCCGCAGATCGACAAGCTGTACAACCGTCTCGACGTCACGCCGGACACGGCTCCGGCGCTGATCCAGAGCGGCGAGATCGATCTCGTGTTCGACCTCCGTGGCACCGACTACGACCTGCTCCAGGGGACCGATGGCTTCGATCTCTTGCAGATCCCCGGCGTTGGCGCACAGCTCATCCAGTTCCGGGTGGACAACCCGCTCGTCGAAGATGCCAGGGTTCGCCAGGCGATCTACGCTGGCTTCGACCGATGGACACTCCACGACGCGATCTTCCCCGGTGCCGGCCCGGTGGCCTGGACCGACCCCGGTCTCGATGCGGACACTCCCGGCCTCGACAAGTACGAGTTCGATCTCGATCGAGCGAAGGCGTTGATCGAGGAAGCGGCTGCGGACGGCTTCGACCCGTCAGCACCGCTGCGCATCATCTACTACCCCGAAGAGCCGGGTTGGCCGGAGATCGCCGCCGCGCTCGCGAACGACATGACCAACATGGGTCTCAACCCGGTGCTCGACCCGACGGATTCCGCCGGTTGGCAGGATCGCTTGGGCACCGGTGACTACGAGATCTCGTTGAACTGCTGTGGTTCGTTCGGCATCAGCCCGAACGTCGGCGGCGGGTTCTACAGCTGCACCGAGCCTCGTGGCACGTTCTACCAGAACTGCGACCTCGACCAGCTGTACGTCGACGCGCGCTCGACCGGTGTGCCGGAGGAGCGTGCCGAGTTGTATGCCGAGGTCGCGACCATCCTCAATGCCGATCTGCCGATCCTGTTCCTGTGGACGGTGTCGGGAACGCACGCCGCCTCCACCAGACTGGACGGCTACGAGATGTACCCGAACAGCCGCGAGTCGTTCTCACAGATCGAGAACTGGACGCTGAGCGACTCGTAA